One genomic segment of Vibrio sp. SCSIO 43136 includes these proteins:
- a CDS encoding phosphoribosyltransferase family protein, with product MLQSLIHRHITPNCALCGQKLAPNDGASLWCASCLTMLHPAPHCRRCGLPTAVMQPHCGQCLTNPPPWQRIYHLGHYQPPLSHLIGQMKFHHQFWLANSLAPLLASTIESPAPLLLSVPLHWRRFVQRGYNQSHHLALALEKSLPDSRYQPKLFERCRHTPYQRKLDRKARLTNLEHAFRLREKPHQKHVAIVDDVVTTGSTVRQLCQLLLDVEVEKIDIYCLSRTPEQPI from the coding sequence ATGCTTCAATCATTAATTCACCGCCATATTACCCCGAACTGCGCCCTTTGTGGGCAGAAGCTTGCACCGAATGATGGTGCGAGCCTGTGGTGCGCAAGTTGTCTCACCATGTTACACCCTGCACCACATTGTCGTCGCTGCGGGCTTCCGACAGCGGTGATGCAGCCTCATTGTGGCCAATGCCTTACCAACCCGCCCCCTTGGCAACGTATCTATCACCTAGGTCACTATCAACCACCATTGAGTCATTTGATTGGGCAAATGAAATTTCATCATCAGTTTTGGCTGGCAAACAGCTTAGCGCCATTACTGGCAAGCACCATTGAATCCCCCGCCCCTCTGCTATTGTCAGTGCCTTTGCACTGGCGACGTTTTGTTCAGCGAGGGTATAACCAAAGCCACCACTTAGCGTTGGCATTAGAAAAATCTCTACCAGACAGTCGCTATCAGCCAAAACTGTTTGAACGATGTCGCCATACCCCTTATCAACGCAAGCTGGACAGAAAAGCTCGCTTAACCAATCTTGAGCATGCGTTTCGATTGCGAGAGAAACCGCATCAAAAGCATGTTGCGATTGTTGATGATGTGGTCACAACGGGCAGTACCGTACGACAACTTTGCCAATTACTGCTTGATGTTGAAGTAGAAAAAATTGATATTTACTGCTTGAGCCGCACACCAGAGCAACCGATTTAG
- the nfuA gene encoding Fe-S biogenesis protein NfuA, with the protein MSNPITISESAQSHFVKLLEQQPEGTNIRVFVVNPGTPNAECGVSYCPPEAVEATDTEFKFEQISAYVDELSLPFLEDAEIDYVTDKMGSQLTLKAPNAKMRKVADDAPLLERVEYAIQTQVNPQLAGHGGHVILNEITEDGVALVQFGGGCNGCSMVDVTLKEGIEKELLKQFEGELTAVRDSTEHARGEHSYY; encoded by the coding sequence GTGTCAAACCCTATTACTATCTCCGAAAGCGCTCAATCGCATTTCGTTAAGCTGCTTGAGCAGCAACCAGAAGGTACCAACATTCGTGTATTCGTCGTGAACCCAGGCACTCCAAACGCAGAATGTGGTGTTTCTTACTGCCCACCTGAAGCGGTGGAAGCGACGGATACTGAGTTTAAGTTTGAACAAATTTCTGCGTACGTTGATGAGTTAAGCCTTCCATTCCTAGAAGATGCTGAAATCGACTACGTCACCGATAAAATGGGCTCTCAGCTAACGCTAAAAGCACCAAATGCTAAAATGCGTAAAGTCGCAGACGATGCTCCACTGTTAGAGCGTGTAGAGTATGCGATTCAAACCCAAGTAAACCCACAACTGGCAGGCCACGGTGGTCATGTCATTTTGAATGAAATCACCGAAGATGGTGTAGCACTCGTGCAGTTTGGTGGCGGTTGTAACGGCTGTTCAATGGTCGATGTCACGCTAAAAGAAGGCATCGAAAAAGAGCTACTAAAGCAGTTCGAAGGCGAGCTAACAGCAGTACGTGACTCAACTGAGCATGCGCGTGGTGAGCATTCTTACTACTAA
- the bioH gene encoding pimeloyl-ACP methyl ester esterase BioH: MKKVAGEGMSTTLYWQTQGQGQDLVLLHGWGMNGAVWHQVADKLSEHFTVHCVDMPGYGHSHEVESADLAQMSEQILSQAPDKAIWLGWSLGGLVATHIALHHRERVTKLITVASSPRFAAERPWRGIQPQVLSNFTDQLLEDFQLTVERFMALQAMGSPTARQDVKQLKQAVLSRPLPNQQALIRGLEMLANIDLRQQLKEISAPFLRIYGRLDGLVPIKVASDVDKLHDQSEQHTFSQSSHAPFMTELEEFCVKIVQFGYK; this comes from the coding sequence ATGAAAAAAGTGGCAGGAGAAGGAATGAGCACAACACTTTATTGGCAAACACAAGGTCAAGGACAGGATCTAGTGCTACTACACGGCTGGGGAATGAATGGCGCAGTCTGGCACCAAGTGGCTGACAAGCTGAGCGAGCATTTTACTGTCCACTGTGTTGATATGCCCGGTTATGGTCATAGCCATGAGGTGGAAAGCGCTGACCTTGCTCAAATGAGTGAACAGATATTAAGCCAAGCCCCTGACAAAGCGATCTGGTTAGGGTGGTCACTTGGTGGTTTGGTCGCAACTCATATCGCACTGCACCATCGCGAGCGTGTGACTAAGTTAATTACCGTGGCAAGCTCACCTAGGTTTGCGGCTGAGCGTCCTTGGCGAGGTATTCAGCCACAAGTTCTGAGTAATTTTACCGACCAACTGCTGGAAGATTTCCAGCTGACGGTAGAGCGTTTTATGGCGCTGCAAGCCATGGGCAGCCCGACCGCTCGTCAAGATGTGAAACAGCTGAAACAAGCGGTGTTGTCGCGTCCGTTACCTAACCAACAAGCCCTAATTCGAGGTTTGGAAATGTTGGCCAATATTGATTTGCGTCAGCAGCTTAAAGAGATCTCTGCGCCATTTCTGCGTATTTATGGCCGCTTAGATGGGCTGGTGCCAATCAAGGTCGCGAGTGATGTGGATAAACTGCATGACCAAAGTGAGCAGCACACCTTTAGCCAATCCTCGCATGCCCCATTTATGACCGAGCTTGAAGAGTTTTGTGTGAAAATTGTTCAGTTTGGCTATAAATAA
- the gspG gene encoding type II secretion system major pseudopilin GspG, which produces MKFKRSKQSGFTLLEVMVVVVILGILASFVVPNLLGNKEKADQQKAITDIVALENALDMYKLDNSVYPTTDQGLEALVSKPSASPEPRNYRSDGYIKRLPNDPWGRPYQYLSPGDNGNIDIFTLGADGQEGGEGVNADIGNWNMQDFQ; this is translated from the coding sequence ATGAAATTTAAGCGTAGTAAGCAGAGTGGTTTTACCCTGCTAGAAGTGATGGTGGTTGTGGTGATTTTGGGTATTTTGGCGAGCTTCGTCGTACCTAACTTGCTCGGCAACAAAGAAAAAGCGGACCAGCAAAAAGCGATCACCGATATCGTTGCTCTGGAAAATGCGCTTGATATGTACAAGCTTGATAACAGTGTTTATCCAACCACGGACCAAGGTTTAGAAGCGTTAGTGAGCAAGCCAAGTGCTAGCCCTGAGCCACGCAACTACCGCAGCGACGGCTACATTAAGCGTTTGCCAAACGACCCATGGGGCCGTCCGTACCAGTACCTAAGCCCAGGTGATAACGGCAACATCGATATCTTTACCCTTGGCGCAGATGGTCAAGAAGGTGGTGAAGGTGTCAACGCAGATATCGGCAACTGGAACATGCAGGACTTCCAGTAA
- the cysQ gene encoding 3'(2'),5'-bisphosphate nucleotidase CysQ, translated as MAQDYSHLIPEVIQVARKAGQLILEIYQNHDYQEFTKSDDTPVTSADLAAHKLIMEQLTALTPDIPVLSEEAADISLEQRSQWSTYWLVDPLDGTQEFIARSGDFATIIALVHNNKPIMGVVYGPVSGVTYYAYDGQGAWKIPELDESIEIETLRHDTPTKSLSIAISRRQDINSITRRMSPKYNYDMVPLGSAALKACLVAEGAVDCYLRIGPTGEWDTAATQCIVTEAGGRILSTELEPLSYNLRETLENPNFIVLGDAELKWDEILIGG; from the coding sequence ATGGCGCAAGACTACTCCCACCTCATTCCGGAGGTAATCCAAGTTGCCCGCAAAGCTGGGCAACTGATTTTAGAGATCTATCAGAATCACGATTATCAAGAATTCACTAAGTCAGATGATACGCCTGTTACCAGTGCTGACTTAGCGGCCCATAAATTGATCATGGAGCAGCTCACCGCTCTGACACCTGATATTCCAGTGCTTTCTGAGGAAGCGGCAGATATTAGTCTAGAGCAGCGCAGCCAATGGTCGACCTACTGGCTGGTGGACCCACTCGATGGGACTCAAGAGTTTATCGCTCGCAGCGGAGACTTTGCGACCATTATCGCTTTGGTTCACAACAATAAACCTATCATGGGTGTGGTATATGGCCCGGTATCTGGCGTGACGTATTACGCTTATGATGGCCAAGGGGCGTGGAAAATTCCTGAGCTTGATGAGAGTATCGAGATCGAAACCCTGCGCCATGACACCCCAACGAAAAGTTTGTCGATTGCGATCAGTCGCCGTCAAGATATCAACTCCATTACTCGTCGTATGTCGCCTAAGTACAACTACGATATGGTGCCACTCGGGTCTGCAGCGCTTAAAGCTTGCTTGGTTGCCGAAGGAGCAGTCGACTGTTACTTACGCATCGGCCCAACAGGCGAATGGGATACTGCGGCAACACAGTGCATCGTTACCGAAGCGGGTGGTCGCATTCTTAGCACTGAACTTGAACCACTTTCATACAACCTCCGAGAGACGTTGGAAAACCCTAACTTTATAGTGCTGGGGGATGCGGAGTTGAAGTGGGATGAGATTTTGATCGGTGGGTGA
- the gspK gene encoding type II secretion system minor pseudopilin GspK: protein MIARNAQRGVALIVVLMLLAIMTTIAASMTERLYTHFKRAGSQLNHQQAYWYSVGVEALAKAGLERAYKDSDTINLSQTWAIEEQTYPLDYGQARGHVRDMQSCFNLNALSSVAATTNSQRPYLVKVLQSLLEQQEVDAYQAEVVADSVWEYVSSSDTNLSISGVGSATYESLQPAYMAPNGLMADGSELRAIYQVEAPMVAKLNPLLCALPTSEWKLNVNTLKEPQAKLLVAMFQPYLSEQNATELIKNRSYDGWDSIDKFMQEASISSIDSKTKSQAQSFLSVDSHYFELDAEILVEQSRLRVQSLLYSKDKNKVDVVRRRFGGIRERVSDSQTQ from the coding sequence ATGATAGCGAGAAACGCCCAACGAGGCGTTGCACTGATTGTGGTATTGATGCTGCTAGCCATCATGACCACCATCGCGGCGAGCATGACAGAGCGGCTTTATACCCATTTTAAGCGTGCTGGCAGTCAGCTCAATCACCAGCAAGCATATTGGTATAGCGTAGGTGTTGAAGCTTTGGCAAAGGCGGGCTTGGAGCGAGCTTACAAAGACAGTGACACCATCAACCTCAGCCAGACTTGGGCGATTGAAGAGCAAACCTATCCGCTCGACTATGGTCAAGCTCGTGGTCATGTGCGGGATATGCAAAGCTGCTTTAACCTCAATGCGTTATCGAGCGTGGCCGCAACCACTAACTCGCAGCGACCGTATTTGGTCAAGGTATTGCAGTCGCTGCTTGAGCAGCAAGAGGTGGATGCCTATCAAGCGGAAGTGGTTGCCGATTCAGTGTGGGAATATGTCAGCAGCAGTGATACTAACTTATCTATCTCTGGGGTTGGCTCGGCGACTTACGAGTCCTTGCAGCCAGCGTATATGGCCCCCAATGGTTTGATGGCTGATGGTAGCGAGCTGCGGGCGATTTATCAGGTGGAAGCACCTATGGTAGCAAAACTTAATCCGCTGTTATGCGCACTGCCAACCAGTGAGTGGAAGCTCAACGTCAATACGCTCAAAGAGCCGCAAGCCAAGTTGTTGGTGGCGATGTTTCAGCCCTATTTGAGCGAGCAAAATGCGACTGAGCTGATCAAAAATCGCAGCTATGACGGTTGGGACAGTATCGACAAATTTATGCAAGAAGCGTCAATCTCATCGATTGACTCAAAAACCAAAAGCCAAGCTCAAAGCTTTCTTTCCGTGGATAGCCACTACTTTGAGTTGGATGCAGAAATATTGGTAGAGCAGTCGAGACTTCGTGTCCAAAGCCTGCTGTACAGCAAAGATAAGAACAAGGTGGACGTTGTACGTCGCCGATTTGGAGGAATACGTGAGCGAGTTTCTGACAGTCAGACTCAATAG
- the gspI gene encoding type II secretion system minor pseudopilin GspI gives MKRINNTRGMTLLEVLVALVIFATAAVSVIRSVTQHINTLSYLEEKTFASIVADNQMAKVMLGKAPTSEKKGKTEMVGKTWYWKVVPVKTSIGLIKAVDVVVTEDSQYKHSLVTVRSYVTP, from the coding sequence ATGAAGAGAATCAATAACACTCGTGGCATGACCTTGCTTGAAGTGCTGGTTGCTTTAGTGATATTTGCAACCGCAGCGGTGAGTGTGATCCGTTCGGTGACGCAGCACATCAATACCTTGAGTTACTTGGAAGAGAAAACCTTTGCTTCGATTGTGGCCGATAACCAGATGGCTAAGGTGATGCTAGGTAAAGCGCCAACGTCGGAGAAAAAAGGTAAAACCGAAATGGTGGGCAAAACTTGGTACTGGAAAGTAGTGCCAGTGAAAACCTCAATCGGTTTGATTAAAGCAGTGGACGTGGTGGTGACAGAAGATAGCCAGTACAAACACTCATTAGTTACGGTGCGCAGTTATGTCACGCCGTAG
- the nudE gene encoding ADP compounds hydrolase NudE, with the protein MATMKKPQILATNVAAQSKLFTIESLDLRFSNGAERTYERMKPSGRHAVMVVPVTEQGDLLLVREYAAGTERYELGFPKGLIDAGESAEQAANRELKEEIGFGANFLVPLKQVVLAPSYFSSQMTLFLAKDLYPEQLEGDEPEPLQLVKWPLQQADDLLTHLDFCEARSITALMLAQRYVAQQAD; encoded by the coding sequence ATGGCAACGATGAAAAAACCGCAGATCCTCGCCACAAACGTGGCTGCACAATCTAAACTCTTTACTATAGAGAGCTTGGATTTGCGATTCTCTAATGGCGCTGAGCGCACTTATGAACGCATGAAACCAAGTGGGCGACACGCCGTGATGGTGGTGCCAGTGACTGAGCAGGGAGATTTGCTGTTAGTTCGTGAATACGCTGCGGGCACTGAACGTTATGAACTGGGTTTTCCCAAAGGGCTCATTGATGCTGGGGAAAGCGCAGAGCAAGCGGCCAATCGTGAACTCAAAGAAGAAATTGGTTTTGGCGCTAACTTTTTAGTGCCATTAAAGCAGGTGGTATTAGCGCCGTCTTACTTCTCTAGTCAGATGACGCTGTTTTTGGCTAAAGATCTCTACCCTGAACAACTTGAAGGGGATGAGCCTGAGCCGCTACAGCTGGTGAAATGGCCGTTACAGCAAGCCGATGATCTCTTAACCCATTTGGACTTTTGCGAAGCTCGAAGTATTACCGCATTGATGTTGGCGCAGCGCTACGTAGCGCAGCAAGCCGACTAA
- a CDS encoding type II secretion system protein M, which yields MNQILAWWQSISVREQRLVIIAGALCLVGSLYWGVVAPLNQRAELAQQRIQSEKQLLTWVQDSANTITSLRKSAGVSGSRGSSPLNQVVSSTTRQYKIELIRMQPRGDSLQVWVKPLPFNQLVNWVSNMREKQGIEVEFLDITRTEQVGQVEVNRLQLKRGG from the coding sequence ATGAATCAGATCCTAGCTTGGTGGCAATCTATCTCTGTCAGAGAGCAGCGTTTGGTGATCATCGCAGGCGCATTGTGTCTGGTTGGGTCACTGTATTGGGGGGTAGTTGCGCCGCTCAATCAACGTGCGGAGCTTGCCCAGCAGCGTATTCAGTCCGAAAAGCAGCTATTAACTTGGGTGCAAGACAGCGCCAATACCATCACCAGCTTACGTAAGTCGGCGGGTGTGAGTGGTAGTCGTGGCAGTTCACCACTTAACCAAGTCGTTTCTAGTACCACGCGTCAATACAAAATTGAGCTGATCCGCATGCAGCCTCGCGGCGATAGCTTGCAGGTTTGGGTCAAGCCTTTACCGTTTAATCAGCTAGTTAACTGGGTAAGCAACATGCGTGAAAAGCAGGGCATTGAGGTCGAGTTCCTTGATATCACTCGTACTGAGCAGGTTGGTCAGGTAGAAGTGAACCGCTTGCAATTGAAGCGAGGTGGCTAA
- the gspJ gene encoding type II secretion system minor pseudopilin GspJ, which produces MSRRSQGFTLIEVLVSIAIFASLSVAAYQVVSQIQRSNEVSQEKTQRIEQLQRSLVFMDNDFRQMTLRQWRDDGEELSTKLLRYEDYLLDSDEKGVLFARGGWQNPQQVFPRSEVTKVGYRVRENKLERVWWRYPDTQSGEPPLVRVMLDNVESMTLKFYDGQSWKSAWDKDKALPKAVELTLKLKDYGELTRVYLTPGSELNASQESDG; this is translated from the coding sequence ATGTCACGCCGTAGCCAAGGCTTTACGCTGATTGAAGTGCTGGTGTCGATTGCGATCTTTGCCAGTTTGAGTGTCGCTGCCTACCAAGTGGTAAGCCAAATCCAGCGTAGCAATGAAGTGTCGCAGGAGAAAACGCAACGTATTGAGCAGTTGCAACGATCGCTGGTGTTTATGGACAACGACTTTCGTCAGATGACGCTTCGCCAGTGGCGAGACGATGGTGAAGAGCTCAGCACCAAGCTATTGCGTTACGAAGACTACTTGCTCGACTCAGATGAAAAAGGGGTACTGTTTGCTCGTGGTGGTTGGCAAAACCCACAGCAAGTATTCCCACGCAGCGAGGTCACCAAAGTCGGTTATCGAGTGCGTGAAAATAAACTGGAGCGTGTGTGGTGGCGTTATCCGGACACTCAGTCTGGCGAACCTCCACTGGTAAGAGTCATGTTAGATAACGTCGAGTCAATGACCTTGAAGTTTTATGACGGCCAATCTTGGAAATCAGCGTGGGATAAAGACAAAGCGCTGCCGAAGGCGGTAGAGCTGACTCTTAAGCTTAAAGACTATGGTGAACTGACGCGAGTTTACCTCACACCAGGCAGTGAGCTTAATGCCAGCCAAGAGAGTGACGGATGA
- a CDS encoding ATP-dependent Lon protease, with protein MIVNPTNASIPLIAPSVNIQTEQAARDNKVREPIPQTVELTKSAAEKRATIEEKRRKRGAWNPADHPEYDVEEEAEASELATDPLERIFQLLALNTYSHTQGLGYTIRFKLPKKVLDDALSAGKMAQRRTIIKYHYGHSVAPHNPSEVIAIT; from the coding sequence ATGATTGTTAACCCAACCAATGCTAGCATTCCTTTGATCGCCCCTTCGGTTAATATCCAAACCGAACAAGCGGCACGCGACAACAAGGTTCGTGAGCCGATCCCACAGACGGTTGAGTTGACCAAGTCTGCTGCGGAAAAGCGGGCGACTATCGAAGAAAAGCGCCGAAAGCGTGGCGCTTGGAACCCAGCTGACCACCCCGAATATGATGTGGAAGAAGAGGCCGAAGCCTCGGAGTTGGCGACCGACCCACTTGAGCGCATTTTTCAGCTGTTGGCACTAAACACCTACAGCCATACTCAAGGGCTGGGTTATACCATTCGCTTTAAGTTGCCTAAAAAAGTACTGGATGACGCCCTAAGTGCAGGCAAAATGGCCCAGCGCCGCACCATCATTAAATACCACTACGGTCACTCAGTTGCCCCCCACAACCCGTCCGAAGTAATCGCGATTACCTAA
- a CDS encoding 3-deoxy-D-manno-octulosonic acid kinase has protein sequence MFQTTKHANQTLWFNPDYIDAITPQHFEGQFWQASHKVVGSATGRGTTWFVQLDTIQAALRHYRRGGLFGKLVKDHYLWSGWENTRSYQELHLLAHLRQSGVNVPTPIAARAVKRVFCYQADILTEKIPNARDLVDILCDKALDGETYRAIGEQIRALHQAGVNHTDLNIHNILLDDQGRVWIIDFDKCYQQQGQDWQQGNLDRLLRSFNKERIKRQIQWCEQDFDSLMLGYNQE, from the coding sequence ATGTTCCAAACAACCAAACATGCCAATCAAACCTTGTGGTTTAATCCCGACTACATTGATGCCATTACCCCGCAGCACTTTGAAGGACAGTTTTGGCAGGCGAGCCATAAGGTCGTCGGTAGTGCGACCGGACGTGGCACTACTTGGTTTGTGCAGCTAGATACGATTCAGGCGGCTTTGCGTCATTACCGTCGTGGTGGTCTGTTTGGTAAGTTGGTCAAGGATCACTACTTATGGTCTGGCTGGGAGAATACTCGCAGTTATCAAGAGCTGCATTTGCTGGCTCACCTGCGTCAGTCTGGGGTAAATGTGCCGACACCGATTGCTGCAAGAGCAGTAAAACGAGTGTTTTGCTATCAAGCCGACATCCTGACCGAGAAGATCCCAAATGCCAGAGATTTGGTGGATATTCTTTGTGACAAGGCGCTTGATGGGGAAACCTATCGAGCCATTGGTGAGCAGATCCGAGCGTTGCACCAAGCAGGCGTTAATCATACCGATCTCAATATCCACAACATCTTGCTCGATGATCAGGGGCGAGTCTGGATCATTGATTTCGATAAGTGCTATCAACAGCAAGGGCAAGATTGGCAACAAGGCAATTTAGACAGGCTATTACGCTCGTTTAATAAAGAGCGTATCAAACGTCAGATCCAGTGGTGCGAGCAAGACTTCGATAGCTTAATGCTCGGCTACAACCAAGAGTAA
- a CDS encoding type II secretion system protein N: MKRLLAYLAVFLVALVSSLVAYLPASFLLQYAPLPRGLELQGTSGTIWQGQFASVKWQRQQLGEVQWQFQPSALVSGKVEYQVRFGRGSDYKLTGKGLVGLDLTGPYAQNVVASMPAKEVMRYAPRLPVPIDIDGQLEAMVKHLRLGSPWCSEGSGSLVWNASQVGTPLGELAMGPVITDVTCQDNTLSAKGGQNNAQVSSEFSATLSPNMTYQAQGWFKPGAEFPQGLGGQLSWLGAPNNQGQYPMSYSGRL; the protein is encoded by the coding sequence GTGAAACGTTTACTCGCCTACCTAGCGGTATTTTTAGTGGCGCTTGTGAGTAGCTTAGTGGCTTACTTACCTGCGTCATTTCTCCTGCAATATGCACCGCTGCCTCGCGGACTAGAGTTGCAAGGAACCAGTGGCACAATCTGGCAAGGACAGTTTGCCAGTGTTAAGTGGCAGAGGCAGCAGCTTGGTGAAGTGCAGTGGCAGTTCCAGCCAAGTGCTTTAGTGAGCGGCAAAGTCGAGTACCAAGTAAGATTTGGTCGTGGTAGTGATTACAAGCTGACAGGTAAAGGGCTGGTGGGACTTGACCTTACGGGTCCTTATGCACAAAACGTGGTGGCTTCGATGCCTGCTAAAGAGGTGATGCGTTATGCCCCTCGTCTTCCTGTACCTATTGATATTGATGGGCAGTTAGAAGCCATGGTGAAGCACCTAAGGCTAGGCTCCCCGTGGTGTAGTGAGGGCAGTGGCTCACTGGTGTGGAACGCAAGCCAAGTCGGCACCCCCCTCGGTGAGTTAGCAATGGGACCAGTGATCACAGATGTGACTTGCCAAGACAATACCCTAAGTGCCAAAGGTGGGCAGAATAACGCTCAAGTCAGCAGTGAGTTTAGCGCTACCTTATCGCCAAATATGACCTACCAAGCTCAAGGCTGGTTTAAACCGGGGGCAGAGTTTCCTCAAGGTTTGGGAGGGCAACTTTCTTGGTTAGGGGCGCCAAATAATCAAGGTCAGTATCCGATGAGTTACTCGGGTCGCCTTTAA
- a CDS encoding prepilin-type N-terminal cleavage/methylation domain-containing protein, protein MRTRLAGFTLIEIMLVMVLLSLTAVAVIATLPESKDDQIEKLARRFFHQTQLLNEEALLNGFDYGIWVEEDKNRFKFGTLTLDGWRLIDDNPLYTETKLENDLALRLQLGSKAWGDDDRLFKPGSLFDDEMFASEEQKKKLDPPTILLAGSGEITPFQLAFFPSNGDDVKDSWRIKVSEAGVVQLLMPGELGDEENQ, encoded by the coding sequence ATGCGAACGCGCTTAGCGGGTTTTACCCTGATTGAAATCATGCTGGTAATGGTGTTGCTGTCGTTAACTGCGGTTGCAGTTATCGCCACGCTACCTGAGAGCAAAGACGATCAGATTGAAAAGTTGGCTAGGCGCTTTTTCCATCAAACCCAATTGCTGAATGAAGAGGCTTTGCTTAACGGCTTTGATTACGGCATTTGGGTCGAGGAAGACAAAAATCGCTTCAAGTTTGGCACTTTGACCTTAGATGGTTGGCGTCTTATCGACGACAACCCATTGTATACAGAGACCAAACTTGAAAATGATTTAGCGCTAAGACTGCAATTGGGCAGTAAGGCATGGGGCGATGATGATCGTCTTTTCAAGCCCGGCAGTCTGTTTGATGACGAGATGTTTGCTTCCGAAGAGCAAAAGAAGAAGCTCGACCCACCGACTATTTTGCTGGCGGGCAGCGGGGAGATCACTCCGTTTCAACTGGCGTTTTTTCCCAGTAATGGCGATGACGTAAAAGACAGTTGGCGAATCAAAGTTTCGGAAGCTGGGGTAGTCCAACTGTTGATGCCGGGAGAGTTGGGTGATGAAGAGAATCAATAA
- the gspL gene encoding type II secretion system protein GspL, translating into MSEFLTVRLNSEPNEPIMWAVWSTSQQEVIASGELMSEEDFSALSDYAQQRQTLLLLPTDKVLMREVEIPAGASRQFETMLPYLVEDDVAEDVDDLHFHVLSKASGKAWISAVNRSYFASVLESLAQANITPLRVMPDTLAMPWQPNSVSAIGLGQQWLFRDQQHHGFAVQENWLPLVDIVAEQESASEEAPSVVINSYTPIPESKAQSWQLAPAELPMALLSQGAIASKVNLLSGEFKPSSSWLKYWKVWRKVAVAAVLLVSVLGAKTWLEVNKAEQTAAQYRAESERIFRQVFPDKRKIPTVSYLKRQMQQEEQRLSGGSQGDDVMQWLAKLPLALEQSKGMQVQSVKYDSARGEVRLQVSSSDFQTFEAVRVELEALFDVEQGQLNRNGEQVFGSYVIRRKS; encoded by the coding sequence GTGAGCGAGTTTCTGACAGTCAGACTCAATAGCGAGCCCAATGAGCCAATAATGTGGGCGGTCTGGTCGACGAGCCAGCAAGAGGTTATCGCCAGTGGCGAGCTCATGAGCGAAGAGGATTTCTCTGCGCTAAGCGATTATGCCCAGCAGCGTCAAACCTTACTGTTGTTGCCAACGGATAAGGTGTTGATGCGTGAAGTGGAGATCCCTGCTGGTGCTTCGAGGCAGTTCGAAACCATGCTGCCATATTTGGTGGAAGATGATGTGGCCGAAGATGTCGACGACCTTCATTTTCATGTATTGAGCAAAGCTTCAGGCAAAGCGTGGATCAGCGCCGTGAATCGCAGCTACTTTGCCAGCGTATTGGAGAGTTTAGCTCAAGCCAATATCACCCCATTGCGGGTGATGCCAGATACGTTGGCGATGCCATGGCAGCCAAACAGTGTCAGTGCCATCGGGCTTGGCCAGCAGTGGTTGTTTCGAGACCAGCAACACCATGGTTTTGCGGTGCAAGAAAATTGGCTGCCTTTGGTCGATATCGTTGCAGAGCAAGAATCTGCATCAGAAGAAGCGCCTTCAGTGGTAATCAACAGCTATACCCCAATTCCCGAGTCTAAAGCCCAGTCTTGGCAACTTGCACCAGCGGAGTTACCAATGGCACTGCTTAGCCAAGGGGCCATTGCCAGTAAAGTGAACTTGCTTAGCGGTGAGTTTAAACCGAGCTCTTCATGGTTGAAGTACTGGAAAGTTTGGCGAAAAGTCGCCGTAGCTGCCGTGCTTTTGGTGTCTGTCCTAGGCGCTAAGACTTGGCTTGAAGTTAATAAAGCGGAGCAAACCGCAGCGCAATACCGAGCTGAAAGTGAACGAATTTTCCGTCAGGTATTCCCCGATAAACGTAAAATCCCGACCGTGAGCTACCTTAAGCGTCAAATGCAGCAAGAAGAGCAGCGTTTGAGCGGTGGTAGCCAAGGCGATGACGTGATGCAGTGGTTGGCAAAACTTCCATTGGCTCTCGAGCAATCCAAAGGCATGCAAGTGCAGAGCGTCAAATACGACAGTGCTCGGGGTGAGGTTCGCCTGCAAGTAAGCAGTAGTGATTTTCAAACCTTCGAAGCGGTGCGAGTGGAGCTAGAAGCCCTGTTTGACGTTGAGCAAGGTCAGCTTAATCGTAACGGTGAGCAAGTCTTTGGTAGCTATGTGATCAGGAGAAAGTCATGA